The Silvibacterium dinghuense DNA window GCGTCTCTTTGCGGGCTCTGCGCGAACGTTCTCCCCCCGGTCAGTCAAACTTCGCCGGCTCGCGACCAGAGGGAGCGGGGAGCGAAGGCCCCGGACGGCCATTTCTCGCTCCGGGGACAGCCGCGGATGTCCCATACTCCCGCGGCGATGCCCCCAGTATCCGCTTGAAGAGCGCGGTAAATGCGGCCGGATTCTCATATCCCAGCTCCAGTGCCGTATGCGTGACCGAGGCCCCAGCGGCCAGCATCGGCAGCGCCGCCAGGATGCAGGCCTGCTGCCGCCACGCCACGAAACTCAGTCCCGTCTCGCGGCGGAACAGGCGCGTGAAAGTGCGGCGGCTCAGATAGAGCGAGCGCGCCCAGTCGTCGATGCTGTACGTCGCCGCAGGCCGCAGCAGAAACCGACGGCAGAGCCGCGCAAGAGCCTTGTCCGCAGGCAAAGGCAGCGCCAGCGGCAGTGCCGGAAGCCTCTGCACCTCGTACTGAATCAGGCGCATGAGCGCTCCGGATCGCCCCTCGCGGTCATAGCGCACCGGCAGTGCCACGGCTTCCGTCATCAGGCTGCGCATCAGAGAAGAGATGCCCACCACCTGGCACTGCTCCGGCATGCCGGCAAGCACGCTGACATCGAAGTAGAGGCTCTGCATCTCCACCACGCCCTGCATGCGCAGCTCATGCCGCACGCCCGCCGGAATCCATAGCCCGCGCCGGGCCGGCACCGCCCACGCGCCCTGCGAAGTCGAGGCCAGGACCACGCCCGACAGCGGGCAAAACAGCTGGCCGCGCGAATGGCGATGCAGGCGCACATGATGCGATGCCGGATACATGCCGCCCAGAGCAAGCACCGGGCGCGAGGTATCGGCAAAGTGTTTCTCGATCTTTGCGCTGAGTCGATAACCCATTTGCATAAAATTTATGGCCCAATGAAGTAACTATTTGTCCCACCCAAGGTGGTGGGCCGATTTCCGGAAATTGTATCGTTCGAGATAGAGCCGTCAAGACAGAAGCGTGCAAACCAAGCCATGAGCGAAGCCTTACAGCAGACCGATCAGCCGACGAAAGAAAACTCCGCAAGCTACAGTGTCCTGGGAACAGCGGGCCTGTGCCACATGCTGAACGACACGCTGCAGTCGCTCTTTGTCGCCTCGTATCCCATCTTCAAAGGGAACTTTCATCTCTCGTTCAGCCAGATCGGCGCGCTCACCCTGGTCTTCCAGATCACGGCCTCGCTGCTGCAGCCGCTGGTCGGACTCTATACCGATCGCAAACCGAAGCCGTATTCGCTGCCCTTCGGCATGGCCATCTCCATGAGCGGACTGCTGGTGCTGGCCTTCGCACAGCATTACTCCATGCTGCTGCTCGGCGGTGCGCTGCTCGGCGTCGGCTCGTCGATCTTCCATCCCGAGTCCTCGCGCCTGGCGCGGCTGGCCTCGGGCGGCGCGCACGGCATGGCACAGTCCATCTTCCAGGTCGGAGGCAACCTTGGATCATCCATCGGCCCGCTGCTGATCGCCTTCTTTGTCCTTCCCCGCGGACAGCACAGCCTGGCCTGGTTTTCGCTCGCCGCGCTCTTCGGCATCACGCTGCTCACCGGCCTCGGCCACTGGTACAAACAGCATGGTCACGCCATCCAGAAGAAGCATGCCAAGAAGAGCACGTTGCAATTGAGCCGGAAGCAGGTCGGCGGCGCGCTCACCGTACTCATCCTGCTCACGCTGTCGAAGTATTTCTATCTCGCCAGCATCACCAGCTACTACGTCTTCTACCTGATGCAGCACTTCCACACCGCGCAGCGCAATGCGCAGCTCTACCTCTTCTTCTTCCTCGCCGCAGTAGCCGCAGGCACCATCATCGGCGGCCCGGTCGGCGACCGCATCGGACGCCGGAAAGTCATCTGGGTTTCGATCCTCGGCGTGCTGCCGCTCACTCTGCTGCTGCCCTACGCCTCACTGCCTGTAACCATCGCTCTCAGCATTCTGATCGGGCTCATCCTCGCCTCGGCCTTCTCTGCGATCCTCGTATACGCACAGGAGTTGTTGCCCGGGCGCGTGGGCATGGTCTCAGGACTGTTCTTCGGACTCGCCTTCGGACTCGGCGGCCTTGGCGCAGCCATACTTGGCACGCTCGCGGACCACACCAGCATCGACTTTGTCTATAAGGTCTGCTCGTTCCTGCCCGCGCTCGGCCTGCTCACCGGCTTCCTGCCCGACACCCGCAGCTTCGACACCGACAGCCAAGCTGGATCGAATACACCGGTCGAGACCATTCCACGGCTCGGCTCCGACGAGCAGCCGGCCTGATCCTATGCAGAACATTCTGCAGCAGGAGGCACAAACCCCGGGTGCCCCATGTCTCGATTTTGAGACGTGGGTTCGCAGAACCATCGGATCGCGACCAGAGGGAGCAGCACGCGAAGCAGAAGCCCGGACGGCCAGTCCCGCGTAGCAGGACTACGCCGTCTGCTTCGCCGCGCGCGCCCGGTTGGCCATGATCTTCCCCAGGTTCTTTTCGATAAACTCCGTCAGAACGAGCATCCGCTCCGCCATCTCGCGGCCCAGCGGCGTCAGGCTGTATTCCACGCGCGGCGGCTTGGTGGCATGCACGGTGCGCAACACGAATCCATCCTGTTCGAGCGCCCGCAGCGTCTGCGCCAGCATCTTCTCGCTCACTCCGCCGATCCGGTAGGCCAGCTCGCTGAAGCGATAGCTGCTCTCCAGCAGCAGCACCAGCACCAGCGATCCCCATCGCGAGGTCACATCGTCCAGAATGATCCGTGTCGGACAATCCGAGGCAAAGAGATTTCCCTTCGGGACGCGCACCGTCTTCGTACTCTTCGGCCAGGCCATGCATCCAGCATACTCCATGGCGCTTACTTTTAGGTACGTACTTACGAAAAGTAAGCTTGTAGCGCTAGTCTGGATGACGTAGAACACCTCACCCGAAGGAGAAGTATCATGATCGTCGTCACCGGAGCCACCGGCCAACTTGGAAAACTCGTCATCGAAGCACTGCTCGGCAAAGTTCCGGTCGGCCAGATTGTTGCCGCTGTCCGCAATCCCGCAAAGGCCGCCGACCTCGCCGCGAAGGGCGTGCAGGTCCGCGAGGCCGACTACGCGCGTCCCGAAACTCTCGCCACAGCCTTCGCCGGCGCGACCAGAGTCCTGCTCATCTCAGGCAGCGAGATCGGTCAGCGCATTCCGCAGCACAAGGCTGTGATCGATGCCGCCAAAGCCGCAGGCGCAGGATTGCTCGCCTACACCAGCATCCTCCACGCCGACACATCCCCACTGCTGCTGGCAGCCGAGCACCTCGCCACCGAGCAGTATCTTGTGGCCAGCGGCCTGCCCTACGCGCTGCTGCGCAATGGCTGGTACACCGAGAACTACACCGTCGGCCTCCAGAACACGCTGCAGCATGGCGTCATCTTCGGCGCTTCCGGAGAAGGCCGTATCGCCACGGCCGCGCGTGCCGACTACGCCGTCGCGGCAGCGGCCGTGCTCACCGGCAGCGGCCATGAAAACCAGACCTACGAACTCGCAGGCGATTCGGCCTTCACCCTCACCGGGTTCGCGGCCGAACTCAGCCGCCAGAGCGGCCAGTCCATCCGCTACCAGAACCTCACCGAAGCCGAATTTGAGAAGATCCTTACCGGCTTCCTACCGCCACCCATCGCGCATCTTCTCGCCGACTCAAGTGCACGCGCTGCAGGCAATGCCCTCGATGACAGCTCGCATACGCTGAGCCGGATCATCGGCCATCCCACCACGCCGATCTCCGAGACCCTCGCCGCTGCGCTGGCCGCAATACGCTAGAGCAGCACAGGACAATACCCCGGGTGCCCCACGTCTCGCTCTTGAGACGTGGGTTCGCAGCCATCTTCCGTCGAGGTACCCACATGGCAAAAGCGGCATGCATGGCGCCCTGCCGCTTCCATCTTGATCGCCTTCGTCAGGGCTGCTTGCGCGGCGACACAAAGGTGCCGCGTCCCTTGTCGCGCGTCACGTGGCCTTCGAGGCGTAATTCATAGAATGCCTGCCGCACCGTCGCGCGGCTCACGTCGAGGCTTCGCGAAAAATCCACCTCGGACGGAATGCCGTCACCCTCCGCAAACTGCCCAGCCTCAATCTTGTACAGCAGCCAGTTCTTGATCTGCTGATAGAGCGGCATAAAGCTGTCGCGATTCAACCGGCAGTCAATTAAGTCCGGCATCGATTCCCCTTTCCCCGGCAGCACTGCTGCTTCTCTCTCACGCATGCTCATTCGCTGCGCACCGCCAGCAACGGATCGACCAGAGCAGCCCGCTTCGCCGGAAGCGCCGAAGCAAGAAAAGCAACCGACAGCATCCCCAGAGCGGAAAGCCCCAGCACCAGCGGATCGAATGGGCTCACACCAAACAGAAACGAGCGCAGCAGTTGCGATGCAGCCGCTGCACCCAATACACCCAGTGCGCACCCCGCCAGGGCCACCTTGAGGCCGGAAGTCAATACCAGCCGCAGGATGCGCGTACGCCTGCAGCCTAGAGCCACGCGAATGGCCAGCTCCTGCCGTCTGGCCGCCACGGAAAAGGCAATCACGCTATAAATCCCCAGCACGCTCAACAACAGCGCCGCAAGCGCGAAGCTCGTGATCAGCGTGGTATTGAACCGTCGCGGCGCTTCGCTCTCTGCCACCACATCCTGCAGCGCCTGCATCTGGTAAAGCGGCAACTGGGGATCGATGCGCTGCACCACGCTGCGCAGCGCATCCTCCATCTGCCGCGGCGGTACCGCGGAGCGCACCACGATCCACCCATCGTCGGCATCCAGCTCTCCAGCCGAGGCCAGCGCACCTTCTGACGCCACCAGCTGTGTTGCCGGCTGATAGAACTGTTCCATCGTCTTATCGTCGGCAGCTCCCAGCTTCACATCGTCCACCTCACCCACCACCGTCATCCACGGCGAAACCGTCTCCGGCATCCCGCGCCGTATCCGCTTGCCGACCGGATCCTGTCCCGGCCAGTAGTGCTCAGCGAATTTGTGATTCACGATAGCCACCAGCGGCGCGCCGGCCTTGTCCGCATCGGTAAACGCGCGGCCGCGCAACATGCGAATCCCCAGCGCAGCGAACGGATCGCCCAGCACCATCGAGGGCGCCACCATGTGCAGCCCCTCCGACTTCGCCGAAACATAGCCATCCGGAATCACCGAGACCCCTATCGAGTTCCCAGCAGACGGCAGCATGGAGCTGATTCCCACGGCCTTTACCGCCGGCAGCGCACGCAACTGCTCGAGAAGCTGATCGTTGAAGCGATCGATTCCATCCTGGGTGGCGTAATGCATCAGCGGCAGCACATACAACGCCGCCAGCGTGTGATCCGGCTGAAAGCCCGGATCTACCTCGCGCATCTTCTCGAAGCTGCGCAGCAGCAGCCCCGACGCGGTGAGCAGCACCATCGCCACCGCGATCTCACCCACTACGAGGATGGTCCGCAGACGCGTATGGCCTCCCCCCGCCGTGCCCGTGCGTCCGCCCTGCTTCAGCGTCTCGTTCACGCTGGTGCGGATAGCCGCGAACGCAGGAGCAAGGCCGCAGACAAACCCTGTGAGCACCGCGACCGCCAGAGCAAAGATGGCCACCTGCCAGTCAAGGCCAATCTCCTGCAGACGCGGCAATGTTTCCGGCAGCAGACTCACCCCCACGCGCAGCGCCATCCATGCCAGCATCAGGCCAAGAACTCCGCCGGCCAGGCTCAACAGCATGCTCTCCACCACGGCCTGCCGCAATAGCGCGCCGGCACGCGCGCCCAACGCCATGCGCACGGCGATTTCGCGCCTGCGGCCGATCGAACGAACCAGCAGCAGTCCCGCCAGGTTCGCGCAGGCAATCAGCTGCACCACCACCACGGCAAAGAACAATGTGCGCAGCAATGGCCGCGCGCCGTTCACCGTGTCCTCGCGCAGCGGCTTCACCACAGCTCGAATTCTTAAGCTGCTCATGAACGCCGGATAATCCCGCATCGTCGCCTGCGCCACGCGCTCTGCATCCTGCTGCGCCTGCTCCGGCGTTACACCCGGCGCCAGCCGTCCCACCATGCGCATGCGCCAGGAGGCAGCAGATCCCGCGGCAAACTCCCACGGCTCAGGACTCATCGGCACCCATAACTGGCTCTGATCCAGGCGTCCCTGGATCAAAGGAAATGCGAAGTCGCGCGGCATCACACCGATCACCGTGTATGGCTTGCGGGCGAGAAGAATTTTCTTTCCCAGCACGCCCGCATCCCCGTGAAAGCGCGTCTGCCACAGGCCATAGCTCAACACCGCGAGTGGCGCGTTCTGATCGTCCTCGGCCTGCGTAAACACGCGTCCCAGAAGCGGCTGCGTGCCCAGCGCGGCAAAGGTCTCTCCGCTCATGCGCGCCGCATCGATTGCCAGCGGTTCACCATTGCCGGAGAGTTCGTACGCTACTTCCTGATATCCGCCCAGGTGCGTGAAACTGTGCGAGTCGCGCATGTAGTTGCGGACATCTGTCGCCGTCACCCGTGGCTGACTGCAGAAGGCGCAGTTGGATCCCTCCAGCACATCGCCCAGCATCATCAGCCGGCCGGGCTCAGGAAAAGGCAGCGGCCGCAACAGCACGCCTTCCACGATCGAGAAGATCGTCGTCGTCGCGCCGATGCCAAGCGCCAGCATCAGCACAGCCATCAGCGCAAAGCCCGGCGACTGCCGCAATTGCCGCCAGGCATAGCGCAGATCCATCGTCAGCCGCGCCATGCCCTGGAACGCACGCTCCTCGCGATGCATCTGCTTCACCTGATCGACCCCTCCATACGCCCGGCGCGCAGCCAGCCGCGCATCCTCTGCGCTCATCCCCTGGCTTCTGAATTCGTCTTCGAGAAACGAAAGATGCCCGGCAATCTCGCGCTCCAGCTCCGCCTCCTGCCTCTCATTCGTAAAGAGGCTACGCATGCGGATCACAAGGCGCCGTATCGCACGCATGATCAGTGCTCCTCGAGCAGCACGCGTTCCACCAGCCCGGCCATCTGTCTCCACCGCGCTTTCTCTTCAGCCAGCGCCTTCTCGCCCGCCTTCGTGATCGCATAAAACTTCGCCTCACGGTTGTTCTCCGTCATCCCCCAGCTGCCCTTGATCCAGCCATACTGCTCGAGCCGCACCAGCGCGGGGTAAAGCGTCCCCTGGTTCAACTGCAGAAGACTATCGGAAACCTGCTGCAGCCGCGTCGAGATCTGGTACGCATGTCGCGGACCCATCGCCGAAAGCGTGCGCAGGATGATCAGGTCCAGCGTCCCCTGGAGCAGCTGCATCGAGTTTTTATCTTTACTAGGCATCCAAGTGATCTCACCCGCAGCATCCTCCACCTTCACTGGAATGTCAAGTGGAACCTGCCGCAAAGTGTTCTCAAGGGTGCAGATTCTGACAGATAGCCCCGGCTAGAGATCCGCGCAAATCTCCCGCACCTGTTCGCGAAACCATGCATGGAGCGGCTCCTGCTCCAGCCGCGGGTGCCAGCTCATCGCGTAGGAAAAGCCGCGGATCTCCTTCGGCGGTTCGATGGTCCTCACCCGCGCATGCCGCGCCGCCAGCGTGGCCAGCCGCCGTGGCACAGTAAGCACCAGCCGCGTGCCCTCCAGCGCCAGCGCGCCCGACACAAAGAATGGCACCTGCAACACGCTCCTGCGATGATGCCCGGCCTCGGCCAGTGGCCGGTCCACCAGGGTCTGCCGACCATTCTCTGTATCGATCACGATGTGCCCCTGCGCCAGATATTCCCGCAGTCCGAACTGCTTCCCGGCAAAGGGATGCGCCTTCGCCACCAGGCATACAAAATCCTCTTCGAAGAGCACCTCCACACGCAACGCCGAGGGCGCAGCAAGCGGACTGAAGATGAAATCCACCCGTCCTGCACTCGCATCCTCAAAACTCCCTTCGCGAGGCGGCGCGACTTCAATCCTCAGACCAGGCGCACGCTCCGCCAGCACCAGCATCAGCCGCGGCAGCAGTAATGACGCTGCAAAATCCGTCATCGAAAGCCTTACCCGCTCCATGCTGTGCCTGGGCGAAAACCTCTCTCCTGCCCACAGCCGCTCCAGCCGCGGAAGCAGCAGCTCCAATTCGCGCAACAGCGTGCTGCCACGCGCCGTCAGCTCATAACGCCCGCGCCGGCCCACCAGCAGCTCGTCTCCCAGCACTTCACGCAGCCGCTCGAAGGCACGGCTCATGGCCGGCTGGCTTAGATTTACCTGCTGTGCTGCCCGCGTTACGCTGCGCTCTTTCAACAGCGCGTACAACGGCATCAGCAGGTTCAGATCGAGATTCCGAAGATGCACTGGACGCATGATACGCATGCTAACAATGCATGATCCCTTCGTCACTCCTCCCGCCTCTAACGCAGTGAAAGGATCTGAAACCATGAGCAAGCTTCTTGAGAATAAGGTCGCCATCATCACCGGAGCCGGACGCGGCATCGGCGCCGCCATCGCCCGCCGCTTCGCCGCAGAAAGCGCGAGCGTCGTCGTCAACTATGCACGCAGCCAGGCTGAAGCCGAGGCCGTCGTCGCCTCCATCCAGCAATCCGGCGGCCGCGCCATTGCCGTGCAGGGAGATGTCAGCACCCGCGAGGGCGCGCTCGCCAGCTTCGATGCGGCAGAATCGAACTTCGGACGTCCGGACATTCTCATCAACAATGCCGGCCTCATCCTTTACAAGCCTGTCGCCGCAGTCAGCGAGGAAGAGTACGACCGCCTCTTTGCCGTCAATGTGAAAGGGACATTCCTCTCCAGCCAGCTCGCCGCCACGCGCCTCAACGACGGCGGCTCCATCATCAACTTTTCCTCGTCGACCACCGCTCTCATGCTGCCGACCTATGCCATTTACGTTGCCACCAAGGGCGCCGTCGAGCAGTTCAGTCATGTCCTCGCCAAGGAGCTCGGCCCGCGCAAAATCCGCGTGAACGTTGTATCGCCGGGACCGGTGGACACCGAGCTCTTTAACCAGGGCAAGACCGAAGAGGACCGGAAACGCATGGCATCCCTGGCCGCCTTCAACCGCCTTGGCACCACGGAGGACATCGCCAATGTCGTCACCTGGCTGGCTTCCGAGGAAGCCGCATGGGTCTCCGGGCAGAACATCCGCGCCAACGGCGGCCTGATCTAAACCCAGGCAGAAGAACGGGCACAGCACGTAGCCGCTGTGCCCGCTGCCCTTCTGTATTTGGAACTGCTTCTGCTACAAATCAGTTTCCCGCAGCCAGCCCCAGCATCACCTTGCCGAGATGCTTCGGAGCCGTTGCCGGCGAACCACTCACAGCGGCGAATTCCTCCATCGAGGCATGTTCCGGCGTCAAAACATAGTCCTTACCCGCCTCGGCATGCAGCGTGAGCTTCTTGCCTGAAACCTGTATGGCATGGTTCCCGTGCTCGCTGTGCTCGGTCACCTGAAGCGTCTCACCCGGCCACGGATTCTCAATCATCAGCGGCCCATTCGTCCCGGCCTCGATCACCACCGTACTGACTGCGCCATGGTGAGTCTCTACATCCACCTTCGTACGGCCGCGCACCCACACGCTGCCTGCAAAATCCCACCCTGGCGGAATCGCCGACGCCACGCGGATCGTACCATCCACGTCCTGCACCAGCGCCTCATTGAGCGCCGTTGTGACTACGCCGATCTGCTCGATGTAGAACTCACCACCCTCACCACCCCAGTTCGCAAAGCCATTCGGATACTGCTGATACTCCTCGGTCAGCGCCACCAGCGTCAAAGCCATATCCTTACCTAGCCCCAGCCGCGCGGCCTGGATCGGATCGAAGCTCCAATCCTCCTTCACCGGATACGGCCGCTGCTCAAAGGTCCGCCGCTCCACCGCAAACAGAGGCGAATCCGGCGTGACGAGACTCCACGGCCATACCGGCTCCAGGCCGAGATTCTCCACATTATGATTCTCCGCAGCAGGATCATACGAATCTGCAATCACCGCTTCGCTATTATCTGCCGCAAGCAGGCTCTCTGCCTTGCCCGCCTGTGTCAAAGGCAGCCCAGGAATCTTCTTCAGCGCCACCTCAAGCGTCGGCACCAGCGCCGCGTCCGTGTGCAGCAACTGCGCAGCCTCCAGCGTCTCCCGGTAAAGAGTCATCCGTGCGCACAAGTCCAGAATCGAGTCCTTCACATCCCACTGCGTCTCATGCGCATTCGTTGGACTGGTGTGGTTCAGCCCATCCGCTCCCGGCTTTTCATAGCTCAGCAGAAAACGCGCAGCAGCAGCCATCACCGGATAGTTTTCCTCGAGAAACTTCCGGTCGCCCGTAGCAAGATACTGCTGCCAGATCCAGTAGCCGACCTCGGCGCCCGTCGAGATCGTCCGCGCGTTGTAATACGGCTGCGAACCGGCATCGCAGTTCAGCCCAATCACACCCTTGCCGCCCTTATCCATCCCCCACGTTTCGAACTCGTAGCCCGGCCCGTTGAAGCGCATCGTCT harbors:
- a CDS encoding GntR family transcriptional regulator translates to MPDLIDCRLNRDSFMPLYQQIKNWLLYKIEAGQFAEGDGIPSEVDFSRSLDVSRATVRQAFYELRLEGHVTRDKGRGTFVSPRKQP
- a CDS encoding SDR family oxidoreductase; amino-acid sequence: MIVVTGATGQLGKLVIEALLGKVPVGQIVAAVRNPAKAADLAAKGVQVREADYARPETLATAFAGATRVLLISGSEIGQRIPQHKAVIDAAKAAGAGLLAYTSILHADTSPLLLAAEHLATEQYLVASGLPYALLRNGWYTENYTVGLQNTLQHGVIFGASGEGRIATAARADYAVAAAAVLTGSGHENQTYELAGDSAFTLTGFAAELSRQSGQSIRYQNLTEAEFEKILTGFLPPPIAHLLADSSARAAGNALDDSSHTLSRIIGHPTTPISETLAAALAAIR
- a CDS encoding AraC family transcriptional regulator, translated to MGYRLSAKIEKHFADTSRPVLALGGMYPASHHVRLHRHSRGQLFCPLSGVVLASTSQGAWAVPARRGLWIPAGVRHELRMQGVVEMQSLYFDVSVLAGMPEQCQVVGISSLMRSLMTEAVALPVRYDREGRSGALMRLIQYEVQRLPALPLALPLPADKALARLCRRFLLRPAATYSIDDWARSLYLSRRTFTRLFRRETGLSFVAWRQQACILAALPMLAAGASVTHTALELGYENPAAFTALFKRILGASPREYGTSAAVPGARNGRPGPSLPAPSGREPAKFD
- a CDS encoding PadR family transcriptional regulator encodes the protein MPSKDKNSMQLLQGTLDLIILRTLSAMGPRHAYQISTRLQQVSDSLLQLNQGTLYPALVRLEQYGWIKGSWGMTENNREAKFYAITKAGEKALAEEKARWRQMAGLVERVLLEEH
- a CDS encoding LysR family transcriptional regulator, with protein sequence MRPVHLRNLDLNLLMPLYALLKERSVTRAAQQVNLSQPAMSRAFERLREVLGDELLVGRRGRYELTARGSTLLRELELLLPRLERLWAGERFSPRHSMERVRLSMTDFAASLLLPRLMLVLAERAPGLRIEVAPPREGSFEDASAGRVDFIFSPLAAPSALRVEVLFEEDFVCLVAKAHPFAGKQFGLREYLAQGHIVIDTENGRQTLVDRPLAEAGHHRRSVLQVPFFVSGALALEGTRLVLTVPRRLATLAARHARVRTIEPPKEIRGFSYAMSWHPRLEQEPLHAWFREQVREICADL
- a CDS encoding SDR family oxidoreductase; this encodes MSKLLENKVAIITGAGRGIGAAIARRFAAESASVVVNYARSQAEAEAVVASIQQSGGRAIAVQGDVSTREGALASFDAAESNFGRPDILINNAGLILYKPVAAVSEEEYDRLFAVNVKGTFLSSQLAATRLNDGGSIINFSSSTTALMLPTYAIYVATKGAVEQFSHVLAKELGPRKIRVNVVSPGPVDTELFNQGKTEEDRKRMASLAAFNRLGTTEDIANVVTWLASEEAAWVSGQNIRANGGLI
- a CDS encoding winged helix-turn-helix transcriptional regulator, translating into MAWPKSTKTVRVPKGNLFASDCPTRIILDDVTSRWGSLVLVLLLESSYRFSELAYRIGGVSEKMLAQTLRALEQDGFVLRTVHATKPPRVEYSLTPLGREMAERMLVLTEFIEKNLGKIMANRARAAKQTA
- a CDS encoding MFS transporter, whose product is MSEALQQTDQPTKENSASYSVLGTAGLCHMLNDTLQSLFVASYPIFKGNFHLSFSQIGALTLVFQITASLLQPLVGLYTDRKPKPYSLPFGMAISMSGLLVLAFAQHYSMLLLGGALLGVGSSIFHPESSRLARLASGGAHGMAQSIFQVGGNLGSSIGPLLIAFFVLPRGQHSLAWFSLAALFGITLLTGLGHWYKQHGHAIQKKHAKKSTLQLSRKQVGGALTVLILLTLSKYFYLASITSYYVFYLMQHFHTAQRNAQLYLFFFLAAVAAGTIIGGPVGDRIGRRKVIWVSILGVLPLTLLLPYASLPVTIALSILIGLILASAFSAILVYAQELLPGRVGMVSGLFFGLAFGLGGLGAAILGTLADHTSIDFVYKVCSFLPALGLLTGFLPDTRSFDTDSQAGSNTPVETIPRLGSDEQPA
- a CDS encoding ABC transporter permease, which gives rise to MRAIRRLVIRMRSLFTNERQEAELEREIAGHLSFLEDEFRSQGMSAEDARLAARRAYGGVDQVKQMHREERAFQGMARLTMDLRYAWRQLRQSPGFALMAVLMLALGIGATTTIFSIVEGVLLRPLPFPEPGRLMMLGDVLEGSNCAFCSQPRVTATDVRNYMRDSHSFTHLGGYQEVAYELSGNGEPLAIDAARMSGETFAALGTQPLLGRVFTQAEDDQNAPLAVLSYGLWQTRFHGDAGVLGKKILLARKPYTVIGVMPRDFAFPLIQGRLDQSQLWVPMSPEPWEFAAGSAASWRMRMVGRLAPGVTPEQAQQDAERVAQATMRDYPAFMSSLRIRAVVKPLREDTVNGARPLLRTLFFAVVVVQLIACANLAGLLLVRSIGRRREIAVRMALGARAGALLRQAVVESMLLSLAGGVLGLMLAWMALRVGVSLLPETLPRLQEIGLDWQVAIFALAVAVLTGFVCGLAPAFAAIRTSVNETLKQGGRTGTAGGGHTRLRTILVVGEIAVAMVLLTASGLLLRSFEKMREVDPGFQPDHTLAALYVLPLMHYATQDGIDRFNDQLLEQLRALPAVKAVGISSMLPSAGNSIGVSVIPDGYVSAKSEGLHMVAPSMVLGDPFAALGIRMLRGRAFTDADKAGAPLVAIVNHKFAEHYWPGQDPVGKRIRRGMPETVSPWMTVVGEVDDVKLGAADDKTMEQFYQPATQLVASEGALASAGELDADDGWIVVRSAVPPRQMEDALRSVVQRIDPQLPLYQMQALQDVVAESEAPRRFNTTLITSFALAALLLSVLGIYSVIAFSVAARRQELAIRVALGCRRTRILRLVLTSGLKVALAGCALGVLGAAAASQLLRSFLFGVSPFDPLVLGLSALGMLSVAFLASALPAKRAALVDPLLAVRSE
- a CDS encoding glycosyl hydrolase family 95 catalytic domain-containing protein; this encodes MKLIPRCFVAACLALSASASLSAATTAWSGKEFAVDVPGVVGRSDIILHRPNLLPRAALPLGNGRLGVAVWSADGFTAQLNRADTLPRRLSPGQISIPSLAALTSAKDYSARLDLYNGTFEEQGAGIHLKAWVEAETDALVVDVTGLDPHAAQTAVLALWPPRAPQVELRDGLGTLAETWIDNTEPGATGKQFGSLAAVSTAGLKMISSGKDERSVKLAFLPDAAGHFTLRVAAPGYKGEGDAREIAAKALVPVSPEAHAAWWHRFWSRAGLIKVTSADGSGEYMESLRTLFLFTSAAQSGSEFPGSQAGLADMFSSVRDNHNWDPGAYWHWNLRMQVAANLGAGLPELNEPYFRLYRENLSNIEAWTKAHMGGREGICVPETMRFNGPGYEFETWGMDKGGKGVIGLNCDAGSQPYYNARTISTGAEVGYWIWQQYLATGDRKFLEENYPVMAAAARFLLSYEKPGADGLNHTSPTNAHETQWDVKDSILDLCARMTLYRETLEAAQLLHTDAALVPTLEVALKKIPGLPLTQAGKAESLLAADNSEAVIADSYDPAAENHNVENLGLEPVWPWSLVTPDSPLFAVERRTFEQRPYPVKEDWSFDPIQAARLGLGKDMALTLVALTEEYQQYPNGFANWGGEGGEFYIEQIGVVTTALNEALVQDVDGTIRVASAIPPGWDFAGSVWVRGRTKVDVETHHGAVSTVVIEAGTNGPLMIENPWPGETLQVTEHSEHGNHAIQVSGKKLTLHAEAGKDYVLTPEHASMEEFAAVSGSPATAPKHLGKVMLGLAAGN